From Candidatus Eremiobacterota bacterium, the proteins below share one genomic window:
- the hemB gene encoding porphobilinogen synthase, whose product MGFPDVRLRRLRKNDAIRRMVRETRLSADQFIYPLFVLPGEKVKEEIASMPGVFHLSVDCLVEECREVKGLGIPAVLLFGLPSAKDPLAREAYAHDGIIQQAVRALKKALPDLYVITDVCLCEYTSHGHCGVIKDGEVENDETLELIARTALSHAQAGADMVAPSDMMDGRVAAIRNILDGNSFSQVAILAYAAKFASSFYGPFREAADSAPQFGDRKGYQMDPANGREAMREILLDIEEGADIVMVKPALAYLDLIRRAREKVLHPLAAYNVSGEYSMVKAAAARGWIREKEITLELLTSITRAGADIILTYHAKEAARWLAGKE is encoded by the coding sequence ATGGGCTTCCCTGACGTACGTCTGCGGAGATTGAGGAAAAATGATGCCATAAGGAGAATGGTGAGGGAGACAAGGCTCTCTGCCGACCAGTTTATCTACCCCCTCTTTGTGCTGCCGGGAGAGAAGGTCAAAGAGGAGATCGCCTCGATGCCCGGTGTCTTTCATCTCTCCGTGGACTGCCTTGTCGAGGAATGCAGGGAGGTGAAAGGGCTTGGCATCCCTGCCGTGCTCCTTTTCGGGCTTCCTTCAGCGAAGGATCCCCTGGCCCGCGAGGCTTATGCCCACGACGGCATTATCCAGCAGGCCGTGAGGGCTCTCAAGAAGGCCCTTCCCGATCTCTATGTCATTACCGATGTGTGCCTCTGCGAATACACCAGCCACGGGCATTGCGGCGTCATAAAGGATGGCGAGGTAGAGAACGATGAGACCCTTGAGCTCATTGCCAGGACTGCTCTTTCCCACGCCCAGGCGGGCGCTGACATGGTGGCTCCCTCTGACATGATGGACGGGAGGGTGGCCGCCATAAGGAATATTCTTGACGGGAACAGCTTTTCCCAGGTGGCAATACTCGCCTATGCCGCCAAGTTCGCCTCGAGCTTCTACGGCCCTTTCAGGGAAGCGGCTGACTCGGCTCCTCAGTTCGGCGACAGGAAAGGATACCAGATGGACCCTGCCAATGGGAGGGAGGCTATGAGGGAGATCCTTCTTGATATTGAAGAGGGCGCCGATATTGTCATGGTAAAGCCGGCCCTGGCTTACCTTGACCTTATCCGCCGCGCCCGCGAGAAGGTACTTCACCCCCTCGCGGCATACAACGTGAGCGGTGAATACTCGATGGTAAAGGCAGCGGCAGCCCGGGGGTGGATCAGGGAGAAGGAGATTACCCTTGAGCTGCTCACGTCCATTACAAGGGCCGGAGCCGATATCATCCTTACCTATCATGCCAAGGAAGCGGCACGGTGGCTCGCCGGGAAAGAGTGA
- a CDS encoding (Fe-S)-binding protein, which produces MEELHPARQSIAGIPGQVFLLLIMACGFGIFIYKALEAYRLCAKGQKENRLDAITERVKSLVIYVLAQLRVFHEPFAGFIHAFIFWGFLVLSIGYGNAIISAFWKGFHFPFTNTFAFLTIHNFFSLMVIVSVLLALFRRLVLRPKRLEYTPEAVIILCMILCIVSFDFVSEAFKAGAVIKSGQALQASVPLVTSFLGEQCAKMEMAPQAMISVSSLFWWLHMLLIFSFMAFLPFSKHFHIVTAAINVFLRNLKPPGQLSTLDLENSETYGVTAVKEYSWKSLFDLFVCTECGRCSESCPAYSTEKPLSPKKVIQDLKYHLKGQAKLLLEPPPPAREGEAPSREFPPIVGTALKEDEIWSCTTCAACMQSCPVFIEHVPKLVEVRRSLVLMESKFPQEVVLTFKNMENNFNPYGIGFGSRAEWCADLGVKILGEGQKAEYLFWVGCVGSFDDRNRKVSTAIVKLLKEAGVDFAILGAEEACCGDPARRIGNEYLYQTLAQQNIEQFKNHGVKKIITHCPHCFNVLRHEYGHLGAGIDVVHTTAFIGELVEKGKLVPREAFSKSVCYHDSCYLGRYNGVYDAPRGLLSAVPGAKTLEMGKKREDSFCCGAGGGRMWMEETLGKRINKARVEQAMAKSPEVIASNCPYCLTMLTDGVKDMNLEEKVKVMDLMEIMAHSCGEQKSQAGE; this is translated from the coding sequence ATGGAAGAACTGCACCCCGCACGTCAGTCTATAGCCGGCATCCCCGGCCAGGTATTTCTGCTCCTCATCATGGCCTGCGGCTTCGGGATCTTCATTTACAAGGCCCTGGAGGCATACCGCCTCTGTGCGAAAGGCCAGAAGGAAAACCGTCTTGATGCTATCACTGAGAGGGTAAAATCCCTCGTCATCTACGTGCTGGCGCAGCTCCGGGTCTTCCACGAGCCCTTTGCGGGCTTTATCCACGCCTTTATATTCTGGGGCTTCCTGGTGCTCTCGATAGGCTACGGAAATGCCATCATATCTGCATTCTGGAAAGGCTTCCACTTCCCTTTCACGAATACCTTCGCCTTTCTCACCATCCACAACTTCTTCTCATTGATGGTGATAGTGAGCGTGCTCCTCGCCCTCTTCAGAAGGCTTGTGCTCAGGCCGAAGCGGCTCGAATACACCCCTGAGGCCGTGATCATCCTCTGCATGATTCTCTGCATCGTGAGCTTTGACTTCGTGAGCGAGGCCTTCAAGGCGGGGGCTGTGATAAAGAGCGGCCAGGCGCTTCAGGCTTCGGTGCCTCTCGTGACGTCATTCCTGGGGGAGCAGTGCGCAAAGATGGAGATGGCTCCCCAGGCGATGATATCGGTGAGCAGCCTTTTCTGGTGGCTCCATATGCTGCTCATCTTCAGCTTCATGGCCTTCCTTCCCTTCTCGAAGCATTTCCACATCGTGACAGCGGCCATCAATGTATTCCTGAGGAACTTGAAACCCCCGGGACAGCTTTCCACCCTTGACCTTGAGAACTCCGAGACCTATGGCGTCACGGCCGTCAAGGAATACTCATGGAAGAGCCTCTTCGACCTCTTCGTCTGCACCGAGTGCGGCCGCTGCTCCGAGAGCTGCCCTGCCTATTCTACCGAAAAGCCCCTCTCGCCCAAGAAGGTGATTCAGGATCTCAAATACCACCTGAAAGGCCAGGCGAAGCTTCTCCTTGAGCCTCCGCCGCCCGCCAGGGAGGGCGAGGCTCCCTCCCGGGAGTTTCCGCCCATAGTGGGCACTGCACTCAAGGAGGATGAGATTTGGAGCTGCACTACATGCGCCGCCTGCATGCAGTCATGCCCTGTCTTTATAGAGCATGTGCCAAAGCTTGTCGAGGTGCGGCGCTCTCTTGTGCTGATGGAGAGCAAGTTTCCCCAGGAAGTGGTCCTTACCTTTAAAAACATGGAGAACAACTTCAACCCTTACGGCATTGGTTTCGGCTCCCGCGCCGAGTGGTGCGCCGACCTCGGCGTGAAGATCCTTGGAGAGGGTCAGAAGGCCGAGTACCTTTTCTGGGTGGGCTGCGTGGGCTCATTTGACGACAGGAACAGAAAAGTGAGCACTGCCATCGTGAAGCTCCTGAAAGAGGCCGGCGTGGACTTTGCCATCCTTGGCGCCGAGGAGGCCTGCTGCGGCGATCCTGCCCGCCGTATCGGCAACGAATACCTCTACCAGACCCTCGCACAACAGAATATCGAGCAGTTCAAGAACCACGGCGTGAAAAAAATCATCACCCACTGCCCTCACTGCTTCAATGTGCTCAGGCATGAATACGGGCACCTGGGAGCCGGGATCGACGTGGTCCACACGACGGCCTTCATAGGGGAGCTTGTCGAAAAGGGGAAGCTCGTCCCCAGGGAAGCCTTTTCAAAGAGCGTGTGCTACCATGATTCATGCTATCTCGGGCGTTACAACGGAGTCTATGATGCTCCCCGGGGCCTTCTTTCCGCTGTACCCGGCGCAAAGACCCTCGAGATGGGGAAAAAGAGGGAAGACAGCTTCTGCTGCGGTGCCGGCGGCGGCAGGATGTGGATGGAGGAGACCCTTGGAAAGCGCATCAACAAGGCCCGTGTCGAGCAGGCCATGGCGAAGAGCCCCGAGGTGATTGCCTCCAACTGCCCGTACTGCCTCACCATGCTCACCGACGGTGTGAAGGATATGAATCTCGAGGAGAAAGTCAAGGTAATGGATCTGATGGAGATAATGGCGCATTCCTGCGGGGAGCAAAAGTCTCAGGCCGGTGAGTGA
- a CDS encoding serine/threonine-protein kinase, giving the protein MNDATQRLIEALSEKYEVVKRLKKGDVTAVYLCREQKGGALFAVKALWAGNVPFYEKDLAAESFEREVKVLRTLRHRCIPLFFESFSSGSWHYYVMEYIEGKTLSEIKNERGKPLEVDDAISSASKICGVLHFLHNRATPIIFRNLDPTNVFSTREGEIKLIDFGLVRFFDASKKQDTLVMGTFGYAAPEQYGGKQTTPKSDIYALGTTLYSLLTMEDPGQFLFNFPPIRKFNRLVPPWLEKIISRCLEREPEKRPSDAISLKRELDTGFTKDGGVSF; this is encoded by the coding sequence ATGAACGATGCGACACAGAGGCTTATTGAGGCTCTGTCGGAAAAATATGAGGTGGTGAAGCGCCTTAAGAAGGGTGATGTTACCGCCGTCTATCTCTGCCGGGAGCAGAAGGGCGGCGCTCTCTTCGCCGTGAAGGCCCTCTGGGCGGGGAATGTGCCCTTCTATGAGAAAGATCTTGCCGCAGAGAGCTTCGAGCGGGAGGTGAAGGTCCTCAGGACGCTCCGCCACCGGTGCATTCCCCTCTTCTTCGAGAGCTTCTCCTCGGGATCGTGGCATTACTATGTCATGGAGTATATCGAGGGGAAGACCCTCAGCGAGATCAAAAATGAGCGGGGAAAGCCCCTGGAGGTCGATGACGCCATAAGCTCCGCCTCGAAAATCTGCGGGGTCCTTCATTTTCTTCACAACAGGGCCACGCCCATAATCTTCCGGAACCTTGATCCCACCAACGTGTTCTCCACCAGGGAGGGCGAGATAAAGCTCATTGACTTCGGGCTTGTGCGGTTTTTTGATGCCTCAAAGAAGCAGGATACCCTTGTGATGGGGACTTTCGGCTACGCGGCCCCCGAGCAGTACGGGGGCAAGCAGACCACTCCCAAGAGCGATATCTATGCCTTAGGGACCACCCTTTATTCCCTCCTCACCATGGAAGATCCAGGCCAGTTTCTTTTTAATTTTCCTCCCATAAGGAAGTTTAACAGGCTTGTGCCCCCCTGGCTTGAGAAAATCATCTCCCGCTGCCTGGAGAGGGAGCCGGAGAAGCGGCCCTCCGATGCCATCTCGCTCAAGAGGGAACTTGATACGGGCTTTACGAAAGACGGGGGCGTCTCTTTCTAG
- a CDS encoding MFS transporter yields the protein MAEQAKKSDFLGFPPVYWITILFEFMERGAYYGVMSVLSVYLVMKTGEGGLGFSKQSVGLIKSTIQPLLYGLPIISGAIADRFGYRRTLMVAFSLLGLGYFLTSQAKTYPLVFMSLVVMGFGAGTFKPIISGTIARVTSRENSTLGFGIFYWTINLGAFLFPLFLVPYLKSLSWSYVFIASAIATGILILPNLLLYREPPRPVSTKSLGEVLTEALLVLKDFRFILMILIYSGFWILYFQMFDTVLWYLKDHMDMGPVNAFINSLLDHLGPHRPFVFDAEHVTVVNAGTIIALQILVSSIVKHTRALPTMIAGIALGTAGMALLSLSSYCWVFIAGIILFSLGEMTAHPKYISYVGEIAPRDKVATYMGYCFLYGVIGSGIGGILGASSYVYFVDKLHKPQTLWLFFSLIGLATIIGLILYNIYLAPRGKPQQVPPEA from the coding sequence ATGGCAGAGCAGGCAAAAAAATCCGATTTCCTGGGCTTTCCCCCTGTTTACTGGATTACGATCCTCTTCGAGTTCATGGAGCGGGGCGCCTATTACGGCGTGATGAGCGTCCTCTCGGTCTATCTTGTCATGAAAACAGGCGAAGGGGGGCTGGGCTTTTCCAAGCAGAGCGTCGGCCTCATCAAGAGCACCATCCAGCCGCTCCTCTACGGCCTGCCCATTATCAGCGGCGCCATTGCCGACCGGTTCGGGTACCGGAGAACCCTCATGGTGGCCTTTTCGCTGCTGGGCCTTGGATATTTTCTCACGAGCCAGGCTAAAACATACCCCCTGGTTTTTATGAGCCTTGTCGTGATGGGATTCGGCGCCGGCACCTTCAAGCCCATCATCTCGGGAACCATAGCCCGCGTCACGTCAAGGGAAAACAGCACCCTGGGCTTTGGGATCTTTTACTGGACCATCAACCTGGGGGCCTTCCTCTTCCCCCTTTTCCTTGTGCCTTACCTGAAAAGCCTCTCGTGGAGCTATGTCTTCATCGCATCGGCCATTGCCACGGGGATCCTCATTCTCCCGAACCTCCTCCTCTACCGGGAGCCGCCAAGGCCGGTGAGCACGAAAAGCCTTGGCGAGGTCCTTACGGAGGCCCTGCTGGTCCTCAAGGACTTCCGCTTCATTCTCATGATCCTGATTTACTCAGGCTTCTGGATCCTTTACTTCCAGATGTTTGACACCGTGCTCTGGTACCTCAAGGATCACATGGACATGGGGCCTGTCAACGCCTTCATCAACTCTCTCCTCGATCATCTCGGCCCTCACAGGCCTTTTGTCTTCGATGCCGAGCATGTGACAGTCGTCAATGCCGGGACCATCATAGCCCTGCAGATTCTCGTCTCCAGCATCGTTAAGCACACGAGGGCCCTCCCCACGATGATTGCCGGAATAGCATTGGGAACGGCCGGCATGGCCCTTCTCTCGTTATCCTCATACTGCTGGGTATTCATCGCGGGGATCATCCTCTTCTCGCTTGGCGAGATGACAGCCCACCCCAAGTACATCAGCTACGTGGGAGAGATTGCCCCCCGCGACAAGGTGGCGACCTACATGGGGTACTGCTTTCTTTACGGCGTAATCGGCAGCGGTATAGGGGGAATCCTGGGTGCCTCGAGTTACGTCTATTTTGTGGATAAGCTCCACAAACCCCAGACCCTCTGGCTCTTTTTCTCCCTTATCGGCCTTGCGACTATCATAGGCCTGATCCTTTACAACATCTACCTTGCGCCCCGGGGAAAGCCTCAGCAGGTGCCGCCGGAAGCCTGA
- a CDS encoding cytochrome c biogenesis protein ResB, translating into MGSRSSGASLWAVMGSPLMAVLLIVLVLVPCIVGTLIPQNLARSLYFERYSPSGGALLLTLGLDHVYETWWFLLLLCLVALNLAISSLRRLRRLRLQAKPVVTVPVELFADPALTLSFPGEGSPANAVAGVLRKLGYRGEHASEREGRLFFAAWKGGLQKWGSFVTHMGLLVIFVGAIAGHVSALNFSYYTEVDEGQEVKVRGAAFTMKLLDFFATVNSRGFATEFTSLVEVKEEGQEPQRRAIRVNHPFHYRDIWIYQATCGVRGFSVTADEGGKKVQVFFPLGDGGGLEVKSRFNEVKGERLVLYVHNFLPHFVKDNDSLGTLSHYPVNPAIRLFVKRGDVKAQGEWEEVGWLKGGEKKELGSFIFQFQGVTEYSGFIVRSDRGIYLVWAGFLIVALGLFLSCYGAYRMVRLMGEQEGSQWKVSVLFIGDDRRFDRERRALIQASGGTC; encoded by the coding sequence GTGGGGTCCCGATCCTCAGGCGCTTCCCTCTGGGCCGTCATGGGATCCCCCCTCATGGCTGTGCTGCTCATTGTGCTTGTCCTTGTGCCCTGCATCGTGGGCACCCTGATCCCTCAGAACCTGGCTCGCTCCCTCTATTTTGAGCGCTATTCCCCCTCGGGGGGAGCCCTTCTCCTCACCCTGGGCCTTGACCATGTTTACGAAACCTGGTGGTTTCTTCTCCTCCTCTGCCTGGTGGCCTTGAACCTTGCCATTTCAAGCCTGAGACGCCTCAGGCGCCTTCGCCTGCAGGCAAAGCCCGTGGTAACAGTCCCCGTGGAGCTTTTCGCCGATCCGGCCCTCACCCTCTCATTTCCCGGAGAGGGAAGTCCCGCCAATGCCGTGGCGGGCGTTTTAAGGAAGCTGGGCTACCGCGGGGAGCATGCGAGTGAACGGGAGGGGAGGCTTTTCTTCGCGGCGTGGAAGGGAGGGCTCCAGAAATGGGGCTCCTTCGTGACGCACATGGGCCTTCTCGTAATATTCGTGGGAGCCATTGCGGGCCATGTGAGCGCCCTGAACTTCTCTTACTATACCGAGGTTGACGAGGGGCAGGAGGTGAAGGTCCGCGGCGCCGCCTTTACCATGAAGCTGCTGGATTTCTTCGCCACCGTCAACTCAAGAGGCTTTGCCACGGAGTTCACCAGCCTCGTGGAGGTGAAGGAGGAGGGACAAGAGCCTCAAAGGCGCGCCATCAGAGTCAATCACCCCTTTCATTACCGGGACATCTGGATTTACCAGGCCACCTGCGGAGTGAGGGGCTTTTCCGTGACGGCGGACGAGGGAGGAAAGAAGGTGCAGGTCTTCTTTCCCCTCGGAGACGGCGGCGGCCTCGAGGTGAAGAGCCGCTTCAATGAAGTGAAGGGAGAGAGGCTTGTCCTCTATGTGCACAATTTTTTACCCCACTTTGTCAAGGACAATGACTCTCTGGGCACTCTTTCCCATTACCCTGTCAATCCTGCGATCCGCCTTTTCGTGAAGCGCGGTGATGTCAAGGCCCAGGGGGAATGGGAAGAAGTGGGATGGCTCAAGGGAGGGGAAAAAAAGGAGCTTGGCTCTTTCATCTTCCAGTTTCAGGGCGTCACCGAGTACAGCGGCTTTATCGTCCGATCTGACAGGGGAATTTACCTGGTGTGGGCAGGTTTTCTCATCGTGGCGCTGGGACTTTTTCTCTCATGCTATGGTGCATACCGAATGGTGCGCCTCATGGGTGAGCAGGAGGGCTCGCAATGGAAAGTGTCGGTCCTTTTCATCGGTGATGATCGCCGCTTCGACAGGGAGCGCAGAGCGCTCATTCAGGCTTCCGGCGGCACCTGCTGA
- a CDS encoding electron transfer flavoprotein subunit alpha/FixB family protein yields MGKGIWILAEPRDKALPRVVFEMLGEARRLAAPGGEEVTAVLLGHSLEPLVAELEKYGTDRVFLYDHADLAEYNLQVYSKILADLIVKDPPRVMLLPANAHGRELAPSVAIKVKSGMASDCIRFSHEGAFHGIRPAYAGKVLVTLEYTGDGPSIATVRPNQLAMGELREGHKATIVKMEFEKPQGLRAKLLEVKKPEQGATMEVTEATIVVSGGRGLGAKENFSLCESLASVLGAAVGASRMAVDAGWREHKYQVGQTGKVVTPNIYIACGISGAIQHQVGMNQSKCIVAINKDPEANIFKLADYGIVGDIFTILPLLTQECRTMLGSEVLA; encoded by the coding sequence ATGGGAAAAGGAATATGGATACTCGCGGAGCCCAGAGATAAGGCTCTTCCCCGTGTGGTCTTTGAAATGCTCGGAGAGGCAAGGAGGCTGGCAGCCCCCGGGGGCGAGGAAGTGACGGCAGTCCTGCTGGGCCACTCACTTGAGCCCCTTGTGGCAGAGCTTGAAAAATACGGCACCGACAGGGTTTTTCTCTACGATCATGCCGATCTTGCCGAATACAATCTCCAGGTGTACTCGAAAATCCTCGCAGATCTTATCGTGAAGGATCCACCCCGCGTGATGCTTCTGCCGGCCAATGCTCATGGCCGTGAGCTTGCCCCTTCCGTGGCGATAAAAGTGAAGAGCGGCATGGCTTCCGACTGTATCAGGTTTTCCCACGAGGGAGCCTTCCATGGCATCCGCCCCGCCTATGCGGGAAAGGTGCTGGTTACTCTCGAGTACACAGGCGACGGCCCTTCCATTGCGACCGTGAGGCCCAACCAGCTTGCCATGGGAGAACTCAGGGAAGGGCACAAGGCCACCATAGTGAAGATGGAGTTCGAGAAGCCCCAGGGACTCAGGGCAAAGCTGCTTGAGGTGAAGAAGCCTGAGCAGGGCGCCACCATGGAGGTCACCGAGGCCACCATCGTGGTGTCGGGAGGACGGGGACTGGGAGCGAAGGAGAATTTCTCCCTCTGCGAGAGCCTCGCATCGGTCCTGGGCGCCGCGGTGGGCGCCTCCCGCATGGCCGTCGATGCCGGGTGGCGTGAGCACAAATACCAGGTGGGGCAGACGGGAAAAGTGGTGACGCCCAACATCTACATCGCCTGCGGCATCTCCGGTGCCATCCAGCACCAGGTGGGGATGAACCAGTCCAAGTGCATCGTGGCCATCAACAAGGATCCCGAGGCCAACATCTTCAAGCTGGCTGACTACGGCATCGTGGGTGATATCTTCACCATCCTCCCTCTTCTCACCCAGGAGTGCCGCACAATGCTCGGGAGCGAGGTTCTTGCCTAG